A single genomic interval of Chlorogloeopsis sp. ULAP01 harbors:
- the thrS gene encoding threonine--tRNA ligase, whose protein sequence is MSDHRELAKVMDLFHFEEHSPGMVFWHPIGLQLFRLIEDFMRRVYQAHDFEEVRSPLALSRSLWERSGHWEKFRQNMFFVGSFDGDAEPDYALKPMSCPAHIAIYKSHKRSYREMPMRLMEFGIAHRNEPSGTLSGCMRLRQFVQDDAHIFCREADIRDEIGNFLRMVKQVYAAFGYNNFSIRIALRPEQRLGSDELWDRAESALIEPVQSLDYDYDLAPGEGSFYSPKIEINMQDHLGRFWQCGTIQVDFNLPQLFDLSFVNHQGDLEQVVILHQAILGALERWIGILLENHNGVLPFWVAPVQIAVASVSEKSADWAEVIFKRLKQIGARVKLDVGDRTIAKKIRELSARKIPLIAVVGEKEAINQSLNLRRLGIAGQQEILLAHLEAELANLI, encoded by the coding sequence ATGTCCGATCATAGAGAACTGGCAAAAGTAATGGATTTATTTCACTTTGAAGAGCATAGTCCGGGAATGGTATTTTGGCATCCCATCGGGCTTCAGCTATTCCGGCTAATTGAAGATTTTATGCGACGGGTATATCAGGCTCACGACTTTGAGGAAGTGCGATCGCCTTTAGCATTGAGTCGATCACTTTGGGAGCGATCGGGACACTGGGAAAAGTTCCGTCAGAATATGTTTTTCGTGGGGAGTTTTGATGGTGATGCAGAACCGGATTATGCATTGAAACCAATGTCATGCCCAGCACACATTGCCATCTACAAATCCCACAAGCGGAGTTATCGGGAAATGCCGATGCGATTGATGGAATTTGGCATCGCCCATCGCAACGAACCGTCTGGAACGCTATCCGGCTGTATGCGTCTGCGCCAATTTGTGCAAGACGATGCTCATATTTTTTGTCGAGAAGCCGACATTCGAGATGAGATTGGCAATTTTCTTAGGATGGTTAAGCAGGTTTACGCAGCATTTGGATATAATAACTTTTCGATTCGCATTGCTCTACGTCCAGAGCAACGTCTTGGCTCAGATGAACTATGGGATCGGGCTGAATCTGCTTTGATTGAACCAGTTCAATCCCTGGATTATGACTATGACTTAGCGCCTGGTGAAGGATCGTTCTACAGTCCCAAAATTGAAATCAATATGCAAGATCATCTGGGAAGATTTTGGCAGTGTGGCACGATTCAGGTTGATTTTAACCTGCCTCAACTTTTTGACTTGTCCTTTGTTAATCACCAAGGAGATTTAGAGCAGGTAGTTATACTACACCAAGCAATTCTAGGTGCTTTGGAACGCTGGATTGGCATTTTGTTGGAAAATCACAATGGAGTTTTACCATTTTGGGTTGCTCCCGTACAAATTGCCGTGGCTTCGGTTTCTGAAAAATCGGCAGATTGGGCAGAAGTGATTTTCAAAAGGCTAAAACAGATAGGAGCTAGAGTAAAACTCGATGTAGGCGATCGCACAATTGCCAAAAAAATTCGGGAACTTTCGGCACGCAAGATTCCACTGATTGCTGTTGTTGGTGAGAAAGAAGCGATTAATCAGTCTCTCAACTTGCGTCGTCTGGGAATTGCCGGGCAGCAAGAAATTCTGCTTGCTCACCTAGAAGCAGAATTAGCTAACCTGATTTGA
- a CDS encoding phosphatase PAP2 family protein yields the protein MGTHLDKLPNDNPLVQPLHTAVKGRARYRVNGLYGSQALKKYLELRLSQEAKIAEVRANNFTGNILVIFNSSQSPNAIASLIQDIVLDYRIQGGKSPVRTTSLQKALEEAKNLQFQEKRNNFIQKFKLPSLALLTSAGLSIATGGFTNAVVISGIAIANVVIGYAKSQMVDSAVITQTPTQRKVQAGRQLAIVSGVISSLVFGTFLMHISGLDAVILLAIQRLHTPFLDTIMLGITSVGNPPVLLLICLGLAIGPLFYKRGIEATSLGIAAVGALGLNYWLKILFARARPALWDWIIHVGHHSFPSGHAMGSMVIYGFLAYVLAKQFPQWRRQIFASMTGLIIAIGFSRLYLGVHWPTDVAAGYAAGLVWLIACIIGMELWQKYRFLGGHSQAECLV from the coding sequence ATGGGTACTCATCTCGATAAACTTCCCAATGACAATCCTTTGGTTCAACCATTACACACTGCTGTTAAAGGAAGAGCTAGATATAGAGTAAATGGACTTTATGGCTCTCAGGCTCTCAAAAAATACTTAGAATTGAGATTGTCGCAGGAAGCAAAAATCGCAGAAGTTCGTGCCAATAATTTCACAGGAAACATTCTTGTGATTTTTAATTCATCTCAAAGTCCAAATGCGATCGCCTCACTCATTCAAGATATTGTCTTAGATTACAGAATACAAGGTGGAAAATCACCAGTAAGAACAACTTCGCTTCAGAAAGCGTTAGAAGAAGCAAAAAATTTACAATTCCAAGAAAAACGCAATAATTTTATACAAAAATTTAAATTACCATCACTAGCCTTACTTACATCTGCTGGGCTATCGATTGCAACTGGGGGATTCACTAATGCTGTAGTAATTAGTGGAATTGCGATCGCTAATGTTGTCATTGGTTACGCCAAAAGCCAAATGGTTGACTCAGCTGTCATAACCCAAACACCTACCCAAAGAAAAGTACAAGCAGGCAGACAACTGGCAATCGTATCTGGGGTTATTTCTAGCTTAGTCTTTGGCACCTTCCTAATGCATATATCTGGTCTTGATGCAGTAATTTTACTAGCAATTCAAAGGCTGCACACGCCATTTCTAGATACCATCATGCTAGGTATCACCTCTGTTGGCAATCCACCAGTTTTGCTATTAATTTGTTTAGGTTTAGCAATAGGGCCGTTGTTTTATAAACGTGGTATAGAAGCAACTAGCTTGGGTATAGCCGCAGTTGGTGCGCTCGGTTTAAATTATTGGCTGAAAATATTATTTGCTAGAGCACGCCCAGCACTGTGGGATTGGATTATTCATGTAGGGCATCATAGCTTTCCGAGTGGACACGCAATGGGATCGATGGTAATTTACGGCTTTTTAGCTTATGTGCTGGCAAAGCAGTTTCCGCAATGGCGCAGACAAATTTTTGCTTCAATGACTGGCTTAATTATTGCGATCGGTTTTAGTCGGCTTTATCTAGGCGTACACTGGCCTACTGATGTAGCAGCTGGCTATGCCGCAGGTTTAGTATGGTTGATTGCCTGCATTATCGGCATGGAACTGTGGCAAAAATATCGCTTTTTAGGTGGGCATTCGCAAGCAGAGTGTCTGGTCTGA
- a CDS encoding FGGY-family carbohydrate kinase: MLEGIAFEQKLVGDAVMAAINQPFSEYIVMGASKNNLWCQILADVTGVPIMRSLTVEATC; this comes from the coding sequence ATTTTAGAAGGTATCGCTTTTGAACAAAAACTGGTGGGAGATGCAGTAATGGCAGCTATCAACCAACCCTTTAGCGAATATATAGTTATGGGTGCTAGTAAAAACAATCTCTGGTGTCAAATTTTAGCTGATGTTACTGGCGTGCCAATTATGCGTTCTCTAACTGTTGAAGCTACTTGTTGA
- a CDS encoding pentapeptide repeat-containing protein: MKFWRVLASFVLATMLLLFPLSAQAANSSSMNRVAGYKELSNQDFSNQTLIGEEFSKVKLEKANFSNADLRGAVFNGAWLHDANLHGADLTNGIAYLVDFQGADLSDAIFIDAMMLYSTFDNVDITGADFTNAVLDGPELKKLCAKASGINSKTGVSTRESLECD, encoded by the coding sequence ATGAAATTTTGGCGAGTATTAGCTAGCTTTGTCTTAGCTACTATGCTGCTGTTGTTTCCCCTATCCGCACAAGCAGCAAATTCTTCGAGCATGAATCGTGTGGCAGGCTATAAAGAACTATCCAATCAGGATTTCTCTAATCAAACTCTAATTGGTGAGGAATTTTCTAAAGTCAAATTGGAGAAAGCAAATTTTAGTAACGCTGATTTGCGAGGTGCTGTTTTTAATGGTGCATGGTTACACGATGCAAACCTACACGGCGCTGATTTGACAAACGGCATAGCTTATTTAGTTGATTTTCAGGGTGCAGATTTAAGTGATGCTATTTTTATAGACGCAATGATGTTGTATTCTACTTTTGATAATGTTGATATCACAGGTGCCGATTTCACCAATGCAGTTTTAGATGGCCCAGAATTGAAAAAACTTTGTGCTAAAGCAAGTGGTATTAATTCTAAGACAGGTGTTTCCACTCGTGAGTCTTTAGAATGTGATTGA
- a CDS encoding carbonic anhydrase, producing the protein MKYHKIEQLLENNQSWVAEKLAINPTYFQDLARGQKPPFLYIGCSDSRLPLTNFTRTEPGELFVHRNIANQVSLTDINLLAVLEYAVFHLEVQHIIICGHYGCGGIKAALKGRTIGLIDNWVNPIRELYLQKQDEIDALPTPEERLNRLAELNVLAQVKNIYQTSIIRKAMHEQKAPTVHGWVLDIHTGLIKDLNVLTEQWHFYPSCLLTEIPVINMAKVKPINDVAGCRCHEAIEIR; encoded by the coding sequence ATGAAATATCACAAGATTGAACAACTCCTCGAAAATAATCAGTCTTGGGTAGCGGAAAAACTAGCTATAAACCCCACTTACTTTCAAGATTTGGCTAGAGGACAAAAGCCACCGTTTCTCTACATCGGATGTTCCGACAGTCGCCTGCCGTTGACAAATTTCACTCGCACAGAACCGGGAGAATTATTCGTACATCGCAATATTGCCAATCAAGTTTCTCTGACGGATATTAACTTGTTAGCGGTTTTAGAGTACGCGGTTTTCCATCTGGAGGTTCAACATATAATTATTTGTGGACATTACGGTTGTGGTGGAATTAAGGCGGCATTAAAAGGAAGAACAATTGGCCTGATTGATAACTGGGTAAATCCAATTCGAGAATTGTATTTACAAAAACAAGACGAAATAGATGCCTTGCCGACGCCAGAAGAACGTTTGAACCGCCTGGCGGAATTGAATGTCTTGGCACAAGTGAAAAATATATACCAAACTTCTATCATACGCAAGGCAATGCACGAGCAGAAGGCACCTACAGTACATGGTTGGGTTTTGGACATACATACTGGCTTGATCAAAGACTTAAACGTCTTAACTGAGCAATGGCACTTTTATCCGTCTTGCTTGCTTACTGAAATACCTGTAATTAATATGGCAAAAGTCAAACCGATAAATGATGTGGCGGGTTGTCGCTGCCATGAAGCAATAGAAATACGTTAG
- a CDS encoding 7-cyano-7-deazaguanine synthase, translating into MYPEKPFVLFGTGSSDIVYARQGSVAKKVQSIFPSRCHLFRVPIRFHDSGMQHKNKLCRARGVVFTLLGAACAYLMNRRILYVYENGIGAINLPYRASAVGLEHSRSVHPLTLLRVGDVVSELLGEEFRMQNPFLFWTKAEMCKALAKDARNDLPPLTMSCDSPHRQQPVQCGYCSSCLLRRQALAAIGIEDKTRYVVLHGNRPVGDSSLNLCHMLVQVNTLRHLLSILDEPSFQWEALTREFPVLDDIVDRSAAAENILPADMQGRLIQLYRTYVSEWDVVESLIAEGLLNKHGDQQALGRCWVTAQQG; encoded by the coding sequence ATGTATCCAGAAAAGCCATTCGTGCTGTTTGGAACTGGCAGCAGCGATATTGTTTATGCTCGCCAAGGATCGGTAGCGAAGAAGGTTCAGTCTATTTTCCCCAGCCGTTGCCATCTTTTCCGCGTCCCGATCCGCTTCCACGATAGCGGTATGCAGCACAAGAACAAGCTTTGCCGTGCACGAGGTGTTGTGTTTACCCTGCTTGGTGCCGCGTGTGCGTACCTTATGAACCGACGAATACTTTATGTCTACGAGAACGGCATCGGGGCGATTAACCTTCCTTACCGCGCATCTGCCGTAGGACTAGAACACTCCCGCTCTGTACACCCGCTGACTTTACTTAGAGTGGGCGATGTCGTTTCAGAGCTTCTAGGAGAGGAGTTCCGTATGCAGAACCCGTTCCTTTTCTGGACTAAAGCCGAAATGTGCAAAGCATTGGCTAAAGACGCGAGAAATGACCTGCCACCGCTGACTATGTCATGTGACAGCCCACATCGCCAGCAGCCAGTTCAATGTGGGTACTGCTCCTCTTGTCTTTTAAGGCGACAAGCGCTTGCTGCCATTGGTATAGAAGATAAGACTCGCTACGTAGTGCTACACGGAAACCGCCCAGTGGGAGACTCGAGTTTAAATCTTTGCCATATGCTTGTGCAAGTCAACACCCTACGCCATCTGCTTAGTATCCTAGATGAACCTAGTTTTCAGTGGGAAGCTCTGACTCGAGAGTTTCCAGTGCTCGATGACATTGTTGATCGAAGCGCTGCGGCAGAAAACATATTGCCTGCCGATATGCAGGGTCGCCTGATACAGCTTTATCGAACCTACGTTTCGGAATGGGATGTTGTGGAATCTCTAATTGCAGAGGGACTTTTGAATAAACACGGTGACCAGCAGGCATTGGGCAGATGCTGGGTTACTGCTCAACAAGGTTGA
- a CDS encoding XRE family transcriptional regulator: MATNILDNIDLRVLGELLQQARKKCGMTQSDAAKVIDAARTTMVAIEKGERRIKPTELIKLARAYGRSVSDFVRPRPVIQPFEVQFRAAYQRSEEEEVQIEPAILRLEELCRNYLELEEIMDAPLPQNYPCEYEVTNMPIRAAAESIAVAERQRLGLGDGPIPRLRDILEQDVGLRIFYLEMPQKYSEVYSYDERLGGCMAINANHPEERRRWSLAHGYLHFLAHRRKPVFHFEGQYQRVPESERLADTFPKYFLMPTSGLLKRFNDMYRMHGKFTPTNLFTLAHYYGVSVEALVYRLEEMELLPSGTWHRLRDRGLKVRKVQQELGLKEIPQHTDMTPLHYQHLAIEALDQGLITEGRFADFLSVDRLEARRIAEALREYSSGMAEETTHFDLRQLQE, translated from the coding sequence ATGGCTACCAACATCCTTGATAACATTGACCTGCGGGTATTAGGGGAACTCCTTCAACAGGCGCGTAAGAAGTGCGGCATGACTCAGTCTGATGCAGCTAAAGTCATTGATGCTGCACGCACCACTATGGTTGCCATTGAGAAAGGAGAGCGCCGCATTAAACCAACCGAACTGATTAAGCTTGCTCGTGCCTATGGGCGATCGGTCAGCGACTTCGTTCGACCACGCCCTGTGATACAACCTTTTGAGGTACAGTTCCGGGCAGCCTATCAGCGCAGTGAAGAAGAGGAGGTGCAAATTGAACCAGCCATTCTGCGCCTAGAGGAGTTATGCCGGAATTACCTGGAGCTTGAAGAGATTATGGATGCACCACTTCCGCAGAACTATCCTTGTGAATATGAGGTAACCAATATGCCGATAAGGGCTGCTGCGGAAAGCATAGCGGTTGCAGAGCGCCAACGGCTCGGTCTGGGGGACGGCCCTATTCCACGTCTTCGGGACATCCTAGAGCAGGATGTGGGCCTGCGCATATTTTATCTGGAAATGCCACAAAAATACTCAGAAGTGTACAGTTACGACGAACGACTCGGCGGTTGCATGGCAATCAACGCTAATCACCCAGAGGAGCGGCGACGTTGGTCGCTGGCGCATGGGTATCTTCATTTTCTTGCACATCGACGAAAGCCTGTGTTCCACTTTGAAGGTCAGTACCAGCGAGTTCCAGAAAGCGAACGACTAGCCGATACCTTCCCAAAATACTTCCTGATGCCGACAAGTGGCTTGCTCAAGCGGTTCAACGATATGTACCGTATGCATGGCAAGTTTACTCCGACTAATCTATTCACTCTAGCGCATTACTATGGTGTGTCTGTGGAAGCGCTTGTTTATCGGTTGGAGGAAATGGAGCTTCTACCGTCCGGAACTTGGCACCGATTGCGCGACCGTGGGTTAAAAGTCAGAAAGGTACAACAGGAGCTGGGCTTAAAGGAAATCCCGCAGCACACTGACATGACCCCGCTCCACTATCAGCACCTCGCGATTGAGGCGCTGGATCAGGGACTCATCACTGAAGGGCGCTTTGCAGATTTCCTCAGCGTTGACCGCTTGGAAGCCCGCCGCATCGCAGAGGCTTTGCGGGAGTATTCAAGCGGAATGGCGGAAGAAACCACTCATTTTGACCTGCGCCAGTTGCAGGAATGA
- a CDS encoding transposase yields the protein MLTLNYTYRIYPDSEQQALLNEWLETCRLSYNYALRELKDWIASRKCPIDRCSLESEYIMAASYPFPGYHQQQNNLPKAKKLFPRLAAVPSQVLQTNIRRLHDAWDFFQKRGYGFPRFKKYGQMKSILFPQFKTNPITGWQISLPKLGKVQINLHRPIPDGFMIKQVRIVKKAIGWFAIVSISSDIEIPQPLPHGHFIGVDVGLLNYLATSDGFVEKTRKFFKTEHRRLKVLQHRLAKKTKRSKNYEKARIRVEKQHNHIALIRKDYQFKLAHKLCDMADSIFVEDIDFRIMAKGFLGKHTIDAAFGQFRSILKYVGWMRGKFVAEVDHKGSSQVCPNCRIEVRKQLGDRIHSCPECLYEIDRDIASAQELCNRGQQTYPGTLEKQEIGSQVVLSGNFVLDKWRFRGAMPNSNVGKPALYP from the coding sequence ATGCTGACACTCAACTACACCTACCGAATCTATCCCGACTCCGAACAGCAAGCCCTTCTAAACGAATGGTTAGAAACTTGTCGGCTTTCTTACAACTATGCATTACGCGAGTTAAAGGACTGGATAGCTTCGCGAAAATGCCCGATAGATCGGTGTAGTTTAGAGTCGGAATATATCATGGCGGCAAGCTATCCCTTCCCTGGATATCATCAGCAACAAAACAACTTACCCAAGGCAAAGAAACTATTTCCTCGTCTGGCGGCAGTACCTTCTCAAGTCCTGCAAACCAATATTAGAAGACTGCACGATGCTTGGGATTTCTTTCAAAAGCGCGGTTACGGGTTTCCTCGCTTCAAAAAGTATGGGCAAATGAAATCCATACTTTTTCCTCAGTTCAAAACTAATCCCATTACTGGATGGCAAATTAGCCTGCCGAAGTTGGGGAAAGTGCAAATCAACTTGCATCGTCCCATACCAGATGGCTTTATGATCAAACAGGTACGCATTGTTAAAAAAGCGATAGGATGGTTTGCGATTGTTTCTATCTCGTCAGACATAGAAATACCGCAACCTTTGCCTCACGGTCATTTTATCGGTGTGGATGTGGGATTGCTCAACTACTTGGCAACCAGTGATGGTTTTGTAGAAAAGACGCGTAAATTTTTCAAAACCGAACATCGTCGGCTGAAAGTGCTACAACATCGGTTAGCGAAGAAAACTAAACGTTCTAAAAACTACGAGAAAGCCAGAATTAGGGTTGAGAAACAACACAATCACATCGCGCTCATTCGTAAAGATTACCAGTTCAAGCTTGCCCATAAATTATGTGACATGGCTGATTCTATATTCGTTGAGGATATAGATTTTAGAATTATGGCAAAGGGTTTTTTGGGCAAACATACAATCGATGCGGCATTCGGACAGTTTAGATCCATACTCAAGTATGTTGGATGGATGCGAGGTAAATTCGTCGCTGAAGTTGACCATAAAGGAAGTAGCCAGGTCTGTCCTAATTGTCGCATCGAAGTGAGAAAACAGTTGGGGGATAGAATTCATTCCTGTCCCGAATGTCTTTATGAAATTGATAGAGATATAGCTTCAGCCCAAGAACTGTGTAACCGAGGACAACAAACGTATCCAGGGACTCTGGAAAAGCAAGAAATTGGCTCTCAAGTCGTACTGTCGGGGAACTTTGTTCTAGATAAGTGGCGTTTTAGGGGAGCAATGCCCAATAGTAATGTTGGGAAGCCCGCACTATACCCGTAG
- a CDS encoding bestrophin family ion channel, with protein sequence MATEKLTWWRTAFQLKGSVITAIYKRVLGCGFFGVLVSLLYYFEIPVSQPILGSVIPSIVLGLLLVFRTNTAYERFWEGRKSWGSIVNTVRNLARQIWVSTGEISPEDKKDKIAALNLLVAFAVATKLHLRNEPVNPELEELMQHSKYIKLKMMNNPPLEVAFWIDDYLQQQYNRNCLSIYQFTAMRELLNLLVDNLGICERILKTPIPLAYAIHLKQLLLLYCLLLPFQIVEELGWWTGVIVALISFTLFGIEAIGLEIENPFGYDANDLPLDNICNTMKRNIDDLMSLSPSTRSHRESHN encoded by the coding sequence ATGGCAACTGAAAAACTGACATGGTGGCGAACAGCTTTTCAACTGAAAGGTTCAGTCATCACGGCAATTTATAAGCGCGTATTAGGATGCGGTTTTTTTGGTGTTTTGGTTTCTTTGCTGTACTATTTTGAAATTCCTGTTTCGCAACCAATTTTAGGCAGTGTAATTCCTAGTATTGTTTTAGGTTTATTACTTGTTTTTCGTACAAATACAGCTTATGAGCGCTTTTGGGAAGGTAGAAAAAGCTGGGGTAGTATAGTCAATACTGTTCGGAATTTAGCAAGACAGATTTGGGTATCAACTGGAGAAATATCTCCAGAAGACAAAAAAGATAAAATCGCAGCATTAAACTTATTAGTGGCATTTGCTGTAGCAACTAAATTACACCTGCGTAACGAACCTGTCAATCCAGAATTAGAAGAATTAATGCAGCACTCTAAATATATCAAATTAAAAATGATGAACAATCCACCCTTGGAGGTGGCTTTTTGGATTGATGATTACTTACAACAGCAATATAACCGTAATTGTCTGAGTATTTATCAATTCACGGCAATGCGAGAATTATTAAATTTATTGGTAGATAATTTAGGTATTTGTGAACGCATTTTAAAAACACCTATACCACTAGCTTATGCAATTCATTTAAAGCAACTATTACTACTTTATTGTTTATTATTGCCTTTTCAAATCGTAGAAGAACTTGGTTGGTGGACAGGTGTAATTGTGGCTTTAATTAGTTTTACTTTGTTTGGGATTGAAGCCATTGGTTTAGAAATAGAAAACCCATTTGGTTATGATGCTAATGACTTACCTCTAGATAATATTTGTAATACAATGAAGCGTAATATTGATGATTTAATGAGCCTAAGTCCTAGCACACGCTCGCATCGAGAATCACATAACTAA
- a CDS encoding M28 family peptidase, translating to MNLKTQLETHLTQIARDRDPYLASGGHFFVQEYIRASFAQWGSVDIHTFYVGAKACKNLILNLPAAESQKEDLPLILIGAHYDAVPGTPGADDNATGVSVLLELARMFAIEPIRYPIRLVAFDMEEYGLLGSTEYVTKLRQQQQALRLMISLEMLGYCDSTPGSQNYPPPLKHIYPDRGNFIGLIGNWRTLRDLISISRCIRKAGVPSQWLPVPNKGHIVPQTRQSDHAPFWDAGYPAIMVTDTAFMRNPHYHKPTDTIATLDLDFLTSVCQGLETGIRRL from the coding sequence GTGAATTTAAAAACGCAACTGGAAACTCATCTTACTCAAATAGCTCGCGATCGCGATCCATATCTGGCAAGTGGAGGACATTTTTTTGTCCAAGAATACATTCGCGCTTCATTTGCACAATGGGGGAGTGTGGATATCCACACCTTCTATGTAGGTGCTAAAGCTTGTAAAAATCTCATTTTAAATCTACCTGCTGCTGAGTCTCAAAAGGAAGATTTGCCATTAATTTTAATTGGCGCTCATTATGATGCTGTACCAGGAACGCCAGGTGCTGATGATAATGCCACTGGTGTGTCAGTGTTGCTGGAATTAGCAAGAATGTTTGCCATAGAACCAATCAGATATCCAATCCGACTGGTGGCTTTCGATATGGAAGAATATGGCTTGTTGGGTAGTACCGAATATGTAACTAAGTTACGGCAACAACAACAAGCGTTACGTTTAATGATTTCGCTCGAAATGTTGGGTTATTGCGATTCTACTCCTGGTTCCCAAAATTACCCGCCTCCTTTAAAACATATTTACCCCGATCGCGGTAATTTTATCGGTTTAATTGGCAACTGGCGAACATTACGGGATTTAATTTCTATTAGTCGCTGCATTCGCAAAGCCGGCGTACCAAGTCAGTGGCTACCAGTACCAAATAAAGGACACATAGTCCCTCAAACACGACAAAGTGATCATGCGCCGTTTTGGGATGCGGGTTACCCAGCAATAATGGTGACAGATACAGCATTTATGCGGAATCCGCACTATCACAAACCTACCGATACAATTGCAACTTTGGATTTAGATTTTCTGACGAGTGTTTGCCAAGGCTTGGAAACTGGAATTAGGCGGTTGTAA
- a CDS encoding M23 family metallopeptidase, which yields MRVLFLRKKKTFRYLCVVFCVILCLIFFSELPALTAKPDTIKGLQQQQQQIDQQRQSIKKQRDRLTNLQQVVKERLNGLQQNLKATNSQIQHTQLQLKLATEYLQQLEAKLAAAEVSYYEQQAATIARLRFLQRSPTSQGWAVLLQSQNLGDFISRRRSLKLIYQADQKILAKLATQANQINKQRTQVEQQKNQIALIQQQLLAQQADTQAQAGLQQELMQRLNSDRLALEAAQTQLEKDSQAIAALIQQKIAAAAAKTNSRKNFIQGTGIFTYPSDAPTSSPFGWRIHPILGYRRFHAGLDFAASYGSTIRAADSGTVIFAGWYGGYGRAVIINHGNGITTLYGHCSELYVTEGQSVQRGQAIAAVGSTGLSTGPHLHFEVRKNGTPVDPMAYL from the coding sequence ATGAGAGTGCTATTTCTAAGAAAAAAGAAAACTTTTCGCTATTTATGTGTTGTATTTTGTGTCATCTTATGCTTAATTTTCTTCTCAGAGCTACCAGCACTGACAGCAAAGCCTGATACAATTAAGGGTCTGCAACAACAGCAGCAACAAATCGACCAACAGCGTCAGAGTATCAAAAAACAGCGCGATCGCCTCACCAATTTACAACAAGTCGTCAAAGAGCGGCTCAACGGCTTGCAGCAAAACCTAAAAGCTACCAACAGCCAGATTCAACATACTCAGTTACAGCTAAAACTTGCAACGGAATATCTGCAACAACTAGAAGCTAAATTAGCAGCAGCAGAAGTTTCTTACTACGAACAACAAGCGGCAACTATTGCCCGACTGCGCTTTTTGCAACGCTCTCCCACCAGCCAGGGATGGGCAGTTTTGCTGCAAAGTCAAAATCTTGGCGACTTTATCAGCCGCCGTCGTTCTTTGAAATTAATTTATCAGGCAGATCAAAAAATCTTAGCAAAGCTGGCAACACAAGCCAACCAGATTAATAAACAAAGAACCCAAGTAGAACAGCAAAAAAATCAAATTGCCTTAATTCAACAACAACTACTAGCTCAACAAGCCGATACTCAAGCCCAAGCAGGATTGCAACAGGAATTAATGCAGCGTCTCAATAGCGATCGCTTGGCATTAGAAGCAGCACAAACGCAATTAGAGAAAGATTCACAAGCAATAGCAGCTTTAATTCAACAAAAGATAGCAGCCGCCGCAGCCAAAACAAACAGCCGGAAAAACTTTATTCAAGGAACTGGAATATTTACATATCCTAGTGATGCTCCCACTAGCAGCCCCTTCGGTTGGCGAATCCATCCTATACTTGGTTATCGCCGCTTTCATGCAGGTTTAGATTTTGCCGCTAGCTACGGCAGTACAATTCGAGCCGCAGATTCGGGAACCGTAATTTTTGCAGGCTGGTATGGTGGTTATGGCAGAGCAGTAATTATCAACCACGGTAACGGCATCACTACTCTTTACGGACATTGCAGCGAATTGTATGTTACAGAAGGGCAATCAGTACAGCGAGGACAAGCGATCGCCGCAGTTGGCTCTACGGGCTTATCTACTGGGCCTCACCTCCACTTTGAAGTAAGGAAAAATGGTACACCAGTAGATCCGATGGCTTACCTTTGA